One Phoenix dactylifera cultivar Barhee BC4 chromosome 8, palm_55x_up_171113_PBpolish2nd_filt_p, whole genome shotgun sequence genomic window carries:
- the LOC103702585 gene encoding uncharacterized protein LOC103702585: MAMATFLSLPPPQPLLLPRLPTPPSRAHPILIKPLHTSTICSSSSSSPIVAEEEEETSSALPPSPPDGVSSAEAQPAVDATEALQFRGCKTCGREEIERGCNGDGRIQGGIATVPGFGWWPIKAFRPCPGFVASGGRYRRRGQNMDEVAFGRGEREMPTEGMAKAKSSKRRQGSKRLKG; encoded by the exons ATGGCTATGGCTACGTTTCTCTCCCTCCCGCCTCCCCagcctcttctcctccctcgccTCCCCACTCCACCTTCCCGCGCTCATCCCATCCTGATAAAACCACTCCACACATCCACTAtctgctcctcctcctcttcgtcTCCTATCGTCgccgaggaagaagaagagacctCCTCCGCTCTCCCTCCTTCTCCACCTGATGGGGTCTCCTCTGCCGAAGCCCAACCGGCCGTCGACGCCACAGAGGCCCTTCAATTCAG gggGTGTAAGACCTGTGGAAGAGAGGAAATTGAAAGGGGTTGCAATGGTGATGGGAGGATTCAAGGTGGCATAGCTACTGTCCCTGGTTTTGGTTGGTGGCCCATAAAGGCCTTCAGGCCCTGCCCTGGATTTGTGGCATCTGGTGGGAGATATAGGCGGCGTGGACAGAACATGGATGAGGTTGCATTCGGGaggggagaaagagagatgCCCACAGAAGGCATGGCTAAGGCTAAATCAAG TAAAAGAAGGCAAGGCTCGAAGAGATTAAAGGGGTGA
- the LOC103702512 gene encoding protein ELC-like gives MADARELQRYLGAALSHRGGGALPYAADDRWLIRHHLVSLVDAFPSFRPSAAAFTYNDGRTTILLRAEGTIPTSGGHLPASIWLLEAYPHVPPAVFLCPVRGTLIRPGHAHVDPSGAVDAAYLRSWRYPASNLADLVPSLSLLFSLDPPLYTKPKPRNDPVEVKWILEMVQRDLAGREAEMEGFLRVQAELKRREQAIARGTRELEEARDNLEQELQVTQMNTDVMESWVRETKGNIRRRWKEREVSIDDVFEPSDVSSRKMMECAAMDLALEDTIYALDRAATEGCMPFHAYLKHVRALSREQFFHRSMAARVRMMLHREGERNQVGSL, from the coding sequence ATGGCGGACGCGCGGGAGCTGCAACGGTACCTGGGCGCCGCCCTCTCACACCGCGGCGGGGGGGCGCTGCCCTATGCGGCGGACGACAGGTGGCTGATCCGCCACCACCTGGTCTCTCTGGTCGATGCCTTCCCTTCCTTCCGCCCCTCCGCAGCCGCCTTCACCTATAACGACGGCCGCACCACCATCCTCCTCCGCGCCGAGGGCACCATCCCCACCTCCGGCGGCCACCTTCCGGCCTCCATCTGGCTCCTGGAGGCCTACCCCCACGTTCCCCCCGCCGTCTTCCTCTGTCCCGTCCGGGGGACGCTCATAAGGCCCGGCCACGCCCACGTCGACCCCTCCGGTGCCGTCGACGCCGCCTACCTCCGCTCCTGGCGCTACCCCGCCTCCAACCTCGCCGACCTcgtcccctccctctccctcctctttaGCCTCGATCCACCCCTCTACACTAAGCCCAAGCCCAGGAATGATCCGGTGGAGGTGAAATGGATCTTGGAGATGGTGCAGCGGGACCTCGCCGGCCGGGAGGCGGAGATGGAGGGGTTTCTTCGAGTCCAGGCGGAGTTGAAGCGAAGAGAACAGGCGATCGCGCGTGGAACGAGGGAATTGGAGGAAGCGAGGGACAACTTGGAGCAGGAGCTTCAGGTGACTCAGATGAACACGGATGTGATGGAGAGTTGGGTACGGGAGACCAAGGGGAACATCAGAAGGAGATGGAAGGAAAGGGAAGTGAGCATTGATGATGTATTCGAGCCGTCTGATGTGTCTTCGAGGAAGATGATGGAATGCGCAGCGATGGACCTGGCGTTGGAGGACACCATTTATGCGTTGGATCGGGCGGCGACTGAGGGATGCATGCCTTTTCATGCGTACTTAAAACACGTGAGGGCGCTGTCGAGAGAGCAGTTCTTCCACCGGAGCATGGCAGCCAGAGTCCGCATGATGCTTCATAGAGAGGGTGAGAGAAATCAAGTAGGAAGCTTGTGA